A section of the Phaseolus vulgaris cultivar G19833 chromosome 8, P. vulgaris v2.0, whole genome shotgun sequence genome encodes:
- the LOC137825711 gene encoding alpha-soluble NSF attachment protein 2-like isoform X2: MDDHKAKGQELAKKAENKLHACCPLFGSNFEDAALLFHKSATSFKLAKSWDKAGSLFVKSSKCHMKLGNKHDAANAYIGAAHCYQKTSLAGAICYLNKAVTIFEEMGRHILAAKYSKEIGNLYELKPDVENARLHYERAAELFEIGDAATSVIQCKLKVAEYFAQLQQYQKAIKIYEDIARQSLNSNMLKYGVRGHLLNSGLCHVVKGDFVAISNSLERYQDLAASIYEGDVEKFTRVVKEFNGTTPLDSWKSTLLLRVKNALNEKVMEEDDLT, from the exons ATGGACGATCACAAAGCGAAGGGACAGGAACTCGCCAAGAAAGCGGAGAACAAGCTCCACGCTTGTTGCCCCTTGTTCGGTTCCAACTTCGAAGACGCCGCTCTGTTGTTCCACAAATCCGCTACTTCCTTCAAACTCGCCAAATCAT GGGACAAGGCGGGCTCACTCTTCGTAAAATCGTCTAAATGTCACATGAAG TTAGGTAACAAGCATGATGCTGCAAATGCTTATATCGGTGCTGCTCATTGCTACCAGAAAACTTCATTAGCAG GAGCTATTTGCTACTTAAATAAAGCAGTGACGATCTTCGAAGAGATGGGTAGGCACATCCTGGCTGCTAAGTATTCAAAG GAAATTGGCAATTTATATGAGCTCAAACCAGACGTAGAGAATGCTAGATTGCATTATGAGAGGGCTGCTGAACTTTTTGAAATTGGGGATGCAGCAACCTCTGTGATCCAGTGCAAGCTTAAAGTTGCAGAATATTTTGCCCAGCTTCAACA ATATCAGAAGGCAATTAAGATTTATGAAGATATTGCTCGACAGTCACTGAATAGCAACATGTTGAAATATGGAGTTAGAGGACATCTTCTTAATTCTGGCCTTTGTCATGTTGTTAAAGGGGATTTTGTTGCAATTTCCAACTCTTTGGAGCGTTATCAG GATTTGGCTGCTTCAATTTACGAGGGAGATGTTGAAAAGTTTACTAGAGTAGTCAAGGAGTTTAATGGCACAACCCCACTG GATTCTTGGAAGTCAACCCTTTTGTTGAGAGTAAAGAATGCTTTGAATGAAAAAGTGATGGAAGAGGATGATTTAACCTGA
- the LOC137825711 gene encoding alpha-soluble NSF attachment protein 2-like isoform X1 gives MDDHKAKGQELAKKAENKLHACCPLFGSNFEDAALLFHKSATSFKLAKSWDKAGSLFVKSSKCHMKLGNKHDAANAYIGAAHCYQKTSLAGAICYLNKAVTIFEEMGRHILAAKYSKEIGNLYELKPDVENARLHYERAAELFEIGDAATSVIQCKLKVAEYFAQLQQYQKAIKIYEDIARQSLNSNMLKYGVRGHLLNSGLCHVVKGDFVAISNSLERYQDLDPTFSRTREYKFLADLAASIYEGDVEKFTRVVKEFNGTTPLDSWKSTLLLRVKNALNEKVMEEDDLT, from the exons ATGGACGATCACAAAGCGAAGGGACAGGAACTCGCCAAGAAAGCGGAGAACAAGCTCCACGCTTGTTGCCCCTTGTTCGGTTCCAACTTCGAAGACGCCGCTCTGTTGTTCCACAAATCCGCTACTTCCTTCAAACTCGCCAAATCAT GGGACAAGGCGGGCTCACTCTTCGTAAAATCGTCTAAATGTCACATGAAG TTAGGTAACAAGCATGATGCTGCAAATGCTTATATCGGTGCTGCTCATTGCTACCAGAAAACTTCATTAGCAG GAGCTATTTGCTACTTAAATAAAGCAGTGACGATCTTCGAAGAGATGGGTAGGCACATCCTGGCTGCTAAGTATTCAAAG GAAATTGGCAATTTATATGAGCTCAAACCAGACGTAGAGAATGCTAGATTGCATTATGAGAGGGCTGCTGAACTTTTTGAAATTGGGGATGCAGCAACCTCTGTGATCCAGTGCAAGCTTAAAGTTGCAGAATATTTTGCCCAGCTTCAACA ATATCAGAAGGCAATTAAGATTTATGAAGATATTGCTCGACAGTCACTGAATAGCAACATGTTGAAATATGGAGTTAGAGGACATCTTCTTAATTCTGGCCTTTGTCATGTTGTTAAAGGGGATTTTGTTGCAATTTCCAACTCTTTGGAGCGTTATCAG GACTTGGATCCCACATTCTCCAGAACCCGTGAATACAAATTTTTGGCT GATTTGGCTGCTTCAATTTACGAGGGAGATGTTGAAAAGTTTACTAGAGTAGTCAAGGAGTTTAATGGCACAACCCCACTG GATTCTTGGAAGTCAACCCTTTTGTTGAGAGTAAAGAATGCTTTGAATGAAAAAGTGATGGAAGAGGATGATTTAACCTGA